The Falco biarmicus isolate bFalBia1 unplaced genomic scaffold, bFalBia1.pri scaffold_30, whole genome shotgun sequence sequence aggccatgtctctgctctgaagcaaagcctttgcacccccgggctcggggacactGGGTACCAGGTTGCCTGGGAACCAGAAGGACAGACCACCTCCCCTCACTGTGCACTCACCCACAGGCAATCCTCTTGCCTCACAGACCTCACTCTGTTCCACCGGAGGGCAgcaaaaatgctctgcttttctgacatcCGAGAATACGCAACAGGAGAGATGGGggggagctgtgaaaaaaactaaagcTCTCTTACAATGCCTTCACCCTTCCCGTTCCTTAGCACTGGCGCTGCAGACGCTGACCAGCCCTTCTGCGTTGGCACTGGTTTCAGAGGACAAAGTTAAACACCAGGACtggtccctgcccccacccactgctgcagagtggggctggctggtcaAGAGCCCGTGGGCAGATGCCCTGCTCTTCATCACCCACATggccagcaccaagcagggctgcagccacacagctgcaggaaggtctccgagaaaagagagggatgtctgtgtgtgacggggggatggtctgtgggaaatggctttgattttgcttgcagaagtctCCCCTAAATTAtcactgtctttttctcctgtgacaggaccatatgcccagaggcagcacacgtccaacagcagctccatcacccagttcctcctcctggcattggcagacacgcgggagctgcagctcttgcacttctggctctccctgggcatctacctggctgccctcatggccaatGGCCTCATCATCACTGCTGTAGTATGTGACCACCACCtgcacacccccatgtacttcttcctcctcaacctctccctcctcgacctgggctccatctccaccactctccccaaagccatggccaactccctctgggacaccagggacatctcctactcaggatgtgctgcacagctcttcctgattgtctttttcctttcagcagagtgttctctcctcaccgtcatggcctatgaccgctccgtggccatctgccagcccctgcactacgggaccctgctgggcagcagagcttgtgtccacatggcagcagctgcctgggccagtgggtttctctatgctgcgctgcacacggccaatacactgtcactgccgctctgccaaggcaatgccctgggacaggtcttctgtgaaatcccacagatcctcaagctctcctgctcacacacctacctcagggaagtggggcttcTAGTGATTAGTTCCTGTTTAGTCTGtggatgtttcattttcattgtgctgtcctatgtgcagatcttcagggctgtgctgaggatcccctctgagcagggacggcacaaagccttttccacgtgcctccctcacctggccgtggTCTCCCTCTTTGTCAGCACTGCCATGTTTGCCCACCTGAagcccccctccatctcctccccatccctggacctGGTGGTGTCAGTTCTGTAC is a genomic window containing:
- the LOC130143477 gene encoding olfactory receptor 14C36-like is translated as MALILLAEVSPKLSLSFSPVTGPYAQRQHTSNSSSITQFLLLALADTRELQLLHFWLSLGIYLAALMANGLIITAVVCDHHLHTPMYFFLLNLSLLDLGSISTTLPKAMANSLWDTRDISYSGCAAQLFLIVFFLSAECSLLTVMAYDRSVAICQPLHYGTLLGSRACVHMAAAAWASGFLYAALHTANTLSLPLCQGNALGQVFCEIPQILKLSCSHTYLREVGLLVISSCLVCGCFIFIVLSYVQIFRAVLRIPSEQGRHKAFSTCLPHLAVVSLFVSTAMFAHLKPPSISSPSLDLVVSVLYSVVPPAVNPLIYSMRNQELKDALKKLMQSGVSQQH